In Haliaeetus albicilla chromosome 18, bHalAlb1.1, whole genome shotgun sequence, one genomic interval encodes:
- the MSGN1 gene encoding mesogenin-1 has product MDKLHETLINMEDALGSEHSGCLSSWDWKSAAGPFELHAVSSPHSLSPTPSFESYSSSPCPAVAETPYGGGGGSLVGYSLVDFPPAYLPSPGQARLPKGTKVRMSAQRRRKASEREKLRMRTLADALHTLRNYLPPVYSQRGQPLTKIQTLKYTIKYISELTELLDSVKRP; this is encoded by the coding sequence ATGGACAAACTGCACGAGACGTTGATAAACATGGAAGACGCTTTGGGTTCGGAGCACTCCGGCTGCTTGTCCTCCTGGGACTGGAAAAGCGCCGCCGGGCCTTTCGAGCTGCACGCCGTCTCGTCTCCGCACAGCTTGTCCCCGACGCCCTCCTTCGAGTCCTACTCCTCGTCCCCGTGCCCGGCGGTGGCGGAGACCCCCtacggcggcggcggcggcagcctGGTGGGCTACAGCCTGGTGGACTTCCCCCCCGCCTACCTGCCCAGCCCCGGGCAGGCTCGTCTGCCCAAGGGCACCAAGGTGCGGATGTCCGCCCAGCGCCGGAGGAAGGCCAGCGAGAGGGAGAAGCTGCGGATGAGGACCCTGGCCGACGCGCTCCACACGCTGCGCAACTACCTGCCCCCCGTCTACAGCCAGAGGGGACAGCCCCTCACAAAGATACAAACCCTGAAGTACACCATCAAGTACATCAGCGAACTGACGGAGCTCCTCGACAGCGTCAAGAGGCCGTAG